Genomic DNA from Candidatus Hydrogenedentota bacterium:
CGTTCCGTACGGAGAACCGGTACCGAAGCGGCGGCTCCGAATCAGCAGACGATCTTGTGCCTCGCAGTCCCTTGAACGTGCTCATCCTGGATGGAAAACGGGTCTACAGCCACTGGGAAGGCGTCCCTGCGTTCAGATGCCTCTTGGACACATCGATGACTGCCGCGGCTGGCGGCGAAACCGTCGAACTGTCGCAGGAACTGGCCCCGGGCGAGTCGTGCGTGGCCGTGGTGAAGGTCCCCTACGTTGCATTAGACACCGAGGAGGAATTGGCTGCTCTGGAGTCCGTGGCGTTCGAGCAGAGCTACGCGGATGTGCGTGCGTACTGGGCCCGCAAGGCCGGCCAAGGCGCAACGGTGCGCACCCCTGAGCCCCAGCTGGAATCGCTTCACCGGTCCCACCCCTGCCATGTATACATCACCGATTTCGAGATGCCCGGCGGCAGCGGTCTCGTAAACACGTCGGTAGGAACCGCAACGTACGGCAACTTCACCAACGAATCCTGCATGATCGTGCACGACCTCGACCAGCGCGGCCTGCACGACGAGGCCCGCCGCAGGCTGATGCTCTGGGTAGAATACCAGGGAACAGCCGAACAGCCGGGCAACTTCACCGATTATCAGGGCATGTTCTACGGCGCGGGAGGGTTCGAGTCGGGCGCCTATAACCAGCACCACGGCTGGGTGCTGTGGTGCCTCGCCGAACATTTCTTCCTCACCCGCGATGCCGAGTGGTACCGAAGCGTGGCGGATGCCGCGGTCGCGGGAGCGGATTGGGTGTTCCGGCAACGCAAGAACACCATGAAACCCCTCCCTCATTCGCGCGGTTGGGAACACGGATTCCTCCCCGCGGGAAGTCTCGAGGACGTCGAGGATTTCCACTACTGGCTCTCGACGAATGCGCTCACCTGGCGTGGAGTGGAGTGGACCGCGCGCGCATTGGAACGCATCGGGCACCCCGAGGCATACCGGGTACGCAACGAAGCCGGCGCCTACAAGAGCGACCTCATCGAAGGTTTCGAAACCATGCGCCAATACGCGCCTCTGGTACGCCTGCGCGACGGCCGCTGGATCCCCCACTATCCCAGCCGGTTGTACCGCCGTGGACGCGACTTCGGCTGGATCAGGGAGACGCTCGAGGGCTCGATATACCTTTTGCTCTCCGGCCTCTATCCCTCCGGCGGGACAGAGGCGGATTGGATACTTGACGACTACCAGGACAACCGGTACCCGGAACCGCCCTGCGGCTATCTCATTCCCCATTTCGAACAAACCTGGTTTGACCGGGCGGGATTCTCGATCCAGCCGAACCTCCTGGCGGGCCTGATGCCTTACCTCGAGCGCGACGAGCCCGAGGTCTACCTCTGGATGTTCTATAACGCGTGGGCGGCCTGCCATCGCGAAGAACTCAACGCCATGGTCGAGCACCCTCTCCCCTTCCTGGGCTTCTCGAACGCCGCGAACTTCAAAACCAGCGACCAGGCCAATGCGATGACGTGGCTGCGCTACATGTTCGTGTACGGCGCGCACAATCTGCTTCATCTCGGCCGGGCGATCCCGAGGGCGTGGTTTGCCCAGCCCGAACCGTTTGAAGCGCGCGGTGTGGCCACCTATTTCGGCACGGTGGGAGTCCGGTTCACGCCGTCAGCAGAACGAGACGTGCTGGCTGCAACGGCTTTCCTCGATCTCGACGAGTCCCCCGCCCGGCTCCTGCTCCGATTCCGGCATCCCGGGAAGAAACCTATTGCAGAGGTGCTGGTCGACGGCGCGCTGCATCCGGCGTTCAACGCGGAAAGCGGCGATATCGACCTGACAGGCAAATCCGGCGTCGTCGAGGTTGAAGCCCGTTACGGCAAATGACCACGCCCCCTGCCCTCGTCACGCGTAATGGCGAATGGTCGCGCGGAGAGCGTCCAATTCCCGGTGGACCTTGTCGAGGGTCTGCATCCCTGTCTTGAACAGGCACAGGCGCTTCCTGTACTCCTCGACATTTGGGCAATCGCCTTCCCGGTAGGCTTTCACGCTGCCTTTGTACCGGGGATCGAAATTAGGCGCCCGGTCCCGGGCTCCGTAGAAATTCAGGTTTTGAAACACGGGCTCGAGGTGCACGGGCGTCCACAACCCGTAGAGGCCGTCCCCGCCCTTTTCGATATAGGTCTTGCGGAAATGGCGCCAGTCCACCCCCAGCTTCTTCTCGTCCAGTTTGCACGTGTAACACCAATAGGAGTGCACGCAGTCCGCGGGCGCATACGGAGGCACGAGCCACTCGCATTTTTCGCCCCGGATAACGCTCTCGTACTGCCCGGCGATGTACATCCGGGCGGCCACAAGATAGTCGAGACGTTCGAGCTGTCCAAGAGCAAGGGCGGCCTGGGGCGCGGACATGCGGAAGTTGTAGCCCATCGCATCGTGCCGGCAGTAGCTCCAATCCTGGCGCACGTCTCGCGGAACCATGGTCGACCCCGGCTTGGCGTCCACGGCGGCATAACCCACGACAGCGGCCTTTCGGATGCGCCGAGCATAGTTCTCATCGCTGGTAATCACCATGCCGCCATCCCCGCCGCTGGTCATGTGTTTCGACGCCTGAAAGCTGAAACTGGCGGCACGGCCGATTGTGCCAACCAGCTTGCCTTTGTATTCACCCAGGAAGCATTGCGCATTATCTTCAATAACCGTAAGAGCATACGTACGCGCAAGGCCCATGAGCGGGTCGTAATCCGGAGCCAGGCCGAATACGCTCACCGGGATGATGGCCTTCGTGTGTTCGCTGATTTTGCGCTTCACGTCGTTCGGCTCGATCGTGAAACGGTCGGGGTCGCAGTCAGCGAACACCACCACCGCGCCGCATTGCACCACAACAAACGCCGTCGAAGCCATGGTGCTCGCAGGCACAATGACCTCGTCCCCGGGACCCACCCCCGCCGCCAGCAGACACGACTGCATCGTGCCCGTCCCCGAATTGTGGGTGATGGCGAATGGGACTCCGAACTTTCGGGCGAAAGCTTCCTCGAGACGTCTCAGCATCCCAGCGGATTCGCCCTTGTTGCTGAATCCCGAATCGAGGATCTCAGCCATATAACGCCGTTCCGCGTCACCAACGCGGTTCGCGGGCAACCCGCCAAACAAGTCCCCGGCGCTGTGGCTGGCAAGTATCTCGCGCGGCGTCATGGCGCTAATCCGGTATCAGAACGTGGACGCGCTGGCCGGGGAGCGTCATGGTAATAGCGCCATCCCTGACGGTAGCTTCATCTTCGGTATAGTTTTCCACATACCGCGCGCCGTTGAAGTCATCCAGCCCGCCGATGGTGTACGTCAACGGCTCCGTCCAGTCGTTCACCACAAGAAACCAGACTTTGCCCGATATGACTTTCGGGAGAATGCGAATGCCGCGGTCCACCGACCCGAACGTCTCCGCGATGCCTACGGGAAACGGCTCGGGAGCATCGGGCGCCGACAACACGGGCTGAAGCGCCTTCAACTCGGAAACCACGGTTAGAAGGTCCTGCCACAGTTGCGAATCCTTTTCGATCCGGTACGTTCCCCAGTACAGAATGCCGCGCGCGCCGTGCACGATGGCATCGTATGCCATGAACCGCGTTTCGTCCAGCGTCGGACGCCGCCCCTTATTGGGGTCAGGATCCGGGTTATCGCTGAGATCGCGCCACCCGAACCCCTGCAGCACCATCCACACCGGTTTGTCGGGAGATGCGCCGACTTTACCAAGCGCGGCGGCCTGCATGCGCCCGGTGTAGGCGCCAACCGCGGCAGGCGTGCGCTCCATGAGGTCGGAATGGCCCGTCTCGAAGGCAGGCACGGGATAGATGTCGCAGCCCACGATATCGGCGGCCCGGTTGAACGCCGCCAACTGGTTCAACTGGTTGCGCGGCGCGTGGTTCATCCAGACCGGGTGCCCGGGATCGAGTTGTTTGAGAAACTCGTAACCCTGGACCATCCCCGCGCACATCTTGGCCGCCCGTTGCGGCGCGTTCGAGACCCCGAGGTCCGGGTTTGGCGGCTCCTCGCCCAGTTTTCGCCACACGGCGTTCGCCGTTTCCTCCGATTCCGAGTAGCGGCCCCGGCTCCAGAGTTGGCTGGAGCGCTGCATCATCTCACGGAGTTCGGTCTGGAGTGCCGTGTCCGTGAGCGCATCGATCTTGGCTTGCTGCTGCACCGGCTCCTGCTCTCGCCGCCATTGCGTAGCGCCGTAGAAACAGTTCCAGAGGGCCTCGTCGGGCACTTCCCACACAAGCAGGGCCGGATGCCCCGCAAACCCGGCCGCCATGGCTTTCAGTTCGTCTTCCCGGGCCGCCTGGTTCTCACTGAAATCGATACTGTACCCCGTATTGATCCAACCCCGCAGGTTATGGGCATGCAGACGGTCCAGGGCGGCCGCATCGGCGCTCGCATGCACCAGGTTGAACCCCGCTTGCGCGGCAGCATCGAGCAAAGCGTCTTCGCCGGGGTTCTCATAGAGTCCGATAACAAAGGTCCGCTCGCCGTCAACAACCAGCATACGGTCCGCGGCAATCGTGGCCTTCGCGGCGTGCGCGGCAGCACCCGCAAGAAGAAAAACACCTAGCAGGCATACGAGTTGAAAGCAGCGCATGATTCTACTCCTTGTGTTCAACTCCGTTTTGTGGCATAGCGAGCATCGTAGTGCATCCCAAGGCAATATGACAAGCCGCCGGTTTCAAGAGATGGTTCAAGCGTCTCT
This window encodes:
- a CDS encoding aminotransferase class I/II-fold pyridoxal phosphate-dependent enzyme, whose amino-acid sequence is MTPREILASHSAGDLFGGLPANRVGDAERRYMAEILDSGFSNKGESAGMLRRLEEAFARKFGVPFAITHNSGTGTMQSCLLAAGVGPGDEVIVPASTMASTAFVVVQCGAVVVFADCDPDRFTIEPNDVKRKISEHTKAIIPVSVFGLAPDYDPLMGLARTYALTVIEDNAQCFLGEYKGKLVGTIGRAASFSFQASKHMTSGGDGGMVITSDENYARRIRKAAVVGYAAVDAKPGSTMVPRDVRQDWSYCRHDAMGYNFRMSAPQAALALGQLERLDYLVAARMYIAGQYESVIRGEKCEWLVPPYAPADCVHSYWCYTCKLDEKKLGVDWRHFRKTYIEKGGDGLYGLWTPVHLEPVFQNLNFYGARDRAPNFDPRYKGSVKAYREGDCPNVEEYRKRLCLFKTGMQTLDKVHRELDALRATIRHYA